From Flavobacterium alkalisoli, the proteins below share one genomic window:
- a CDS encoding peptide MFS transporter: MSGNTTQQGHPKGLWFLFATEMWERFGYYLMLGIFSLYMLDGWNNGGMGFSPEKKSDIYGTYLGLVYLTPFIGGLLADRVLGYRKSIIMGGLMMASGYFLLSFHDMTSFYLGLFFIIMGNGFFKPNISTLVGNLYSTDELKGKKDSGYNIFYMGINIGAFVCNFVAAYMRINFGWGYAFAAAGVGMLLGVLIFLSGTKHIKHVDVMKPLEEGDMKTGKILGLTLLPMFVFGILGYLIPGNILGSDTNDAFIFGCVPVIAFFLYLWFKSSGLEKRAIGALLAVFSCVILFFAVFHQNGDALTVWAEDYTDREMPESVANVATKFDMAQTVENNDIVQLDDAAFEEKMAQLRAQENAMPENTDAEIKAKKEYAKELAGYRASRKYFENLAPEKVPANGKDLKLFSTELYQSINPFWVVLLTPVLVGLWGFLRKRKKEPSTPTKIAIGLVVTALSALVMVGAVYATNDLSMKASSWWLIASYAVITLGELCLSPMGLSLVSKLSPPRITALMMGGFFLSISVGNKLAGMLSSLWETMEEKENFFFLNFALVLGAALMLFLMLKWLNKVMKENNVY, translated from the coding sequence ATGAGCGGAAACACTACACAACAAGGGCATCCTAAAGGACTTTGGTTTTTATTTGCCACAGAAATGTGGGAAAGGTTTGGTTACTATCTTATGCTTGGAATCTTTTCGTTATATATGCTTGACGGCTGGAATAACGGAGGTATGGGGTTCTCGCCGGAAAAAAAATCAGACATCTATGGTACCTACCTTGGGTTAGTTTATCTTACCCCGTTTATAGGAGGTTTGCTTGCTGATAGGGTATTAGGTTACAGAAAGTCCATTATAATGGGAGGTCTAATGATGGCTTCGGGTTATTTCCTGCTTTCTTTTCATGATATGACAAGTTTCTATCTGGGTCTTTTCTTCATCATAATGGGTAATGGTTTCTTTAAACCAAACATCTCTACCCTTGTAGGTAACCTTTACAGTACAGATGAACTTAAAGGTAAAAAAGATTCAGGATATAACATTTTCTACATGGGTATCAATATAGGTGCTTTTGTATGTAATTTCGTTGCTGCTTATATGCGTATTAATTTCGGTTGGGGCTATGCTTTTGCTGCTGCCGGTGTAGGTATGCTTTTAGGGGTGCTTATCTTTTTGAGTGGTACTAAGCATATAAAGCATGTAGATGTTATGAAGCCTCTTGAAGAAGGCGATATGAAAACAGGCAAGATATTAGGACTAACATTATTACCAATGTTTGTTTTTGGTATTTTAGGATATCTTATCCCTGGTAATATTCTTGGTTCAGATACTAATGACGCCTTTATATTTGGATGTGTTCCGGTAATTGCTTTCTTCCTGTACTTGTGGTTTAAATCATCTGGTCTTGAAAAACGAGCAATAGGGGCATTATTGGCGGTATTCTCCTGTGTAATTTTATTCTTTGCTGTTTTCCACCAAAACGGAGATGCGCTTACAGTATGGGCAGAAGATTATACTGATAGGGAAATGCCAGAATCGGTAGCTAATGTTGCTACTAAGTTTGATATGGCTCAAACAGTAGAAAATAATGATATTGTTCAGCTTGATGATGCAGCCTTTGAAGAAAAGATGGCACAGTTAAGGGCACAGGAAAATGCAATGCCTGAAAATACTGATGCTGAAATAAAAGCTAAAAAAGAATATGCAAAAGAGCTTGCAGGTTACAGGGCTTCAAGAAAATATTTTGAAAACCTTGCTCCGGAAAAAGTTCCTGCAAATGGTAAAGATCTTAAATTATTCTCTACAGAGCTTTATCAGTCAATCAACCCATTCTGGGTAGTATTACTTACTCCTGTACTGGTAGGGCTATGGGGCTTTTTAAGAAAAAGAAAAAAAGAACCGAGTACGCCTACAAAAATTGCAATTGGTTTAGTTGTTACGGCATTATCGGCACTGGTTATGGTTGGAGCTGTGTATGCTACTAACGATTTGTCGATGAAAGCTAGCAGTTGGTGGTTAATAGCGTCTTATGCTGTAATTACATTAGGTGAGCTTTGCCTTTCTCCAATGGGACTTTCATTGGTTTCTAAATTAAGTCCGCCAAGGATTACTGCTCTAATGATGGGAGGTTTCTTCCTTTCTATCTCGGTAGGTAATAAACTTGCAGGAATGCTTTCAAGCTTATGGGAAACTATGGAAGAGAAAGAAAATTTCTTCTTCCTGAACTTTGCACTGGTACTTGGTGCGGCATTAATGCTGTTCCTTATGCTTAAATGGCTTAATAAGGTAATGAAGGAAAATAACGTATATTAA
- a CDS encoding peptide MFS transporter — MEISRTATLEEIQSFEGKYPKQLWGLFFSEMWERFCFYGMRGVLTYFMITHLILENGEHMQESQANLQYGATQAFVYAFTFIGGLFADKILGFRKSLFWGGILMIIGSAILAFDPFPEQNFFLGISFTVIGTGFFKPNISTMVGSLYKRGDSRRDAGFSLFYSGINIGALLGGYACIAIGKGQLFTSFIPADKTWNVAFGLAGVVMTISLVTFIFTQKTLGPIGLSPLKSQDGETESVPEIEGIGTVQPEVTTVKRTVKSGKSWYEYAVYFGTLAFIPVVMTMVAKTEYTDWFMYIIGPCTLLYLGYEMTKHTWEESKKLLAALVFIIFSIVFWAFFEQSGGSLSIFAAKNLNNEVLGLFTLDPNGVNNAANSIFVIVFAPIVGLVWIAMAKKKIEPNTVIKFGLGFLFLAGGFYTFYTTRFFEVVAGSGIASLDVFVLAYFVITFGELCLSPIGLSIMTKLSPQRLQGVMMGMWFLASAYGQYVAGILGAGLSEAGEGDSLQQKLVTYTDGYLQLAIYAAIAGVVLIVISPIVRKLMQDVK; from the coding sequence ATGGAAATATCAAGAACTGCAACTCTGGAGGAAATCCAGAGCTTTGAAGGAAAATATCCAAAACAATTATGGGGATTATTTTTCTCGGAAATGTGGGAGCGTTTTTGCTTTTACGGAATGAGAGGTGTGTTAACCTATTTTATGATTACACATCTTATCCTTGAAAATGGTGAACACATGCAGGAAAGTCAGGCTAACCTTCAGTATGGCGCTACACAGGCTTTTGTATATGCTTTTACTTTTATAGGAGGTTTGTTTGCAGATAAAATTTTAGGTTTCCGTAAATCACTTTTCTGGGGTGGTATACTAATGATTATTGGTAGTGCTATTTTGGCATTTGACCCGTTTCCTGAACAGAATTTCTTTCTAGGTATCAGTTTTACTGTAATTGGTACAGGTTTTTTTAAGCCGAACATTTCTACTATGGTTGGCTCACTTTATAAAAGGGGTGACTCAAGGAGAGATGCAGGTTTCTCTTTATTCTATTCAGGTATTAATATTGGCGCTCTTTTAGGAGGATATGCTTGTATAGCAATTGGAAAAGGACAATTGTTTACCAGCTTTATTCCTGCAGATAAAACATGGAATGTTGCTTTTGGCCTTGCAGGTGTTGTTATGACTATAAGTTTGGTAACATTCATCTTCACGCAAAAAACTCTTGGCCCTATTGGTCTTTCGCCGCTTAAAAGTCAGGATGGTGAAACAGAAAGTGTACCTGAAATTGAAGGGATAGGTACTGTTCAGCCTGAAGTTACAACTGTAAAGAGAACAGTTAAGTCAGGTAAGTCATGGTATGAATATGCTGTGTATTTTGGCACGCTTGCTTTTATCCCTGTTGTTATGACAATGGTAGCTAAAACGGAGTATACAGATTGGTTTATGTATATAATTGGTCCGTGTACATTATTATATCTCGGATATGAAATGACGAAACACACTTGGGAGGAAAGTAAAAAACTTCTCGCTGCCCTTGTGTTTATAATATTCTCAATTGTATTTTGGGCATTCTTTGAACAAAGCGGGGGTTCGCTTAGTATTTTTGCGGCTAAAAATCTTAACAATGAGGTACTAGGCCTGTTTACTCTTGATCCTAACGGAGTAAATAATGCAGCTAACTCAATATTTGTAATTGTATTTGCCCCAATAGTAGGGCTTGTATGGATTGCTATGGCAAAAAAGAAAATAGAGCCTAATACAGTTATAAAATTTGGTTTAGGTTTTCTTTTCCTTGCCGGTGGTTTCTATACTTTCTACACTACGAGATTTTTTGAAGTAGTAGCCGGTTCGGGAATTGCAAGCCTTGATGTCTTTGTTTTGGCATATTTTGTAATTACATTTGGCGAACTTTGCCTTTCACCTATAGGTTTATCTATTATGACCAAGCTGTCTCCGCAAAGACTACAGGGAGTTATGATGGGTATGTGGTTTTTGGCAAGTGCTTACGGCCAGTATGTAGCAGGTATTCTTGGTGCAGGCCTTTCTGAGGCAGGCGAGGGAGATTCGTTACAGCAAAAACTGGTTACATATACAGACGGTTATTTACAACTGGCAATTTATGCTGCGATAGCGGGTGTGGTATTAATAGTAATATCACCAATAGTAAGAAAGCTAATGCAGGATGTAAAATAA